Sequence from the Mycobacterium florentinum genome:
CAGCTCCCCCTCGAAGTGCACGGGTGATGCGTTGGCGGGCAATCGAATCGGCACATTGGGCCCGATGATCGCGGTGTTGGGCTTGAGGAAGATGATCGGATCGTCGGCCGCCGAACCCGTTCCGAAGTTTGCCATCTCGGCGATGTGGTCGGCGTAGTTCTTGCCGACGCAGACCACCTTGCCGGCCAGCATCGGGGCCAGCAGCCGGACGTCGGCGACCGGCCACGAGCGGCCGGTGAACGTCGGCGTGCCGAACGGGTGCTCGGCGATCTCACGGGCAGTCATCGCGCTGGGATCCTCCAGCGGACCCTCGATGCTGACGAAGGAAACACCATCCGGACTGGCGATTCGACCTAGGCGCATTCACCAAAGCCTAGTGAGGGCCTGCTCAGCCCAATTCAGCCGGGCGGGACGCGCCGTGTGCGAGCATGAGCGGATGCCCACGGACCCGGAGGTTACGGGCCAACTGAGCGCCGGTGCGCGCTGGTCGATCATGATCGTCTCGCTGTGGGTGACGGCGAGTTCGTTCCTCTTCATCAACGGCATTGCCTTCTTGATTCCCTCGCTGGAGGCCAAGCGCGCAGTCCCGCTGACCGAAGCCAGTCTGCTGTCGTCGATGCCCAGCTGGGGCATGGTCGTGACGCTGATCGGCTGGGGCTATGTGCTCGACCACGTCGGGGAGCGGCTCGTGCTGACGCTGGGCTCGGCGCTCACCGCCGCAGCGACTTACGCCGCCGCCGCGGCCCATTCGATGGTGTTGATCGGTGCCTACCTGTTTCTGGGCGGCATGGCCGCGGCAAGTTGCAACACCGCCGGCGCCCGGTTGGTGTCGGCCTGGTTTCCGCCACACCAGCGCGGCCTGGCCATGGGCATTCGCCAGACCGCCCAGCCGTTGGGTATTGCCCTGGGCGCATTGGTGATGCCCGAGCTCGCCGAACACGGTCTGCGGGCCGGGCTGATGTTCCCGGCGTTCGCGTGCACCGCCGCGGCGGTAGCCAGCGCGATCGGCGTCGTCGACCCGCCGCGCAAGCCACGGCAGGTGGCCACCGAACAGGAATTGGCCAGCCCGTACCGGGGATCGTTGGTGCTGTGGCGAATCCACGCGGTGGCGGGCCTGCTGATGATGCCGCAGACCGTGACCGTGACGTTCATGCTGGTGTGGCTGATGCGCCACCATGGCTGGACGATCGCGGAGGCCGGCGGTGTGGTCACCCTGTCGCAGTTCCTGGGTGCGCTGGGCCGTATCGCCGTCGGACGGTGGTCGGACCGGCTCGGCTCACGGATGCGGCCGCTGCGCATCGTCGCGGTCGCAGCGACGTTGGCGTTGTTGCTACTCACGCTCGCCGATGACGGCGATTGGGGTTTCGAAGTGCCGGTGATGATTGCCGTTTCGGTGATCGCGGTGCTGGACAACGGATTGGAGGCAACGGCGATCACCGATTTCGCCGGGTCGTTCTGGAGCGGACGCGCGCTGGGAATCCAGAACACCACGCAGCGGCTGGTGGCCGCCGCGGGCGCCCCGCTGTTCGGTGTCCTGATCGACGCGGCCAGATATCCGACCGCCTGGGCGTTGTGCGGTCTGTTCCCGTTGGCGGCAATACCGTTGGTGCCGGCCAAGCTGCTGCCGCCGGGCCTGGAAACCAGGGCAGCGGCTAGAGCCCGGCCGCGATCAGTTCGCCGACCTCGGCGGTAGAGCGCCGCTCGCTCCCCCGAGACGCGAGATAGGTCTCGACGGCCCGGTCCACCCGGCTCGCGGCCTCGGTGTCGCCGAGGTGGGCAAGCAGCAGCCCCACCGAAAGAATGGCCGCGGTCGGATCGGCAATGCCCTTTCCGGCGATATCGGGTGCGCTGCCGTGCACCGGCTCGAACATCGACGGGTTGGTCCGGGTCGCATCGATATTTCCACTGGCGGCCAAGCCAATTCCGCCGGACACCGCGGCGGCGATGTCGGTGATGATGTCGCCGAACAGGTTGTCGGTGACGATCACGTCGAAGCGCCCGGGATCGGTGACCAGGAAGATGGTGGCGGCGTCGACGTGTTGATAGGCCACCTCGACGTCGGGGTATTCCGCACCGACCTCGGCGAAGACCCGCGACCACAGTTTCCCGGCGAAGGCCAGCACATTGTTCTTGTGCACCAACGTCACATGCTTGCGACGCTGCCGGGCCCGCTCGAATGCATCGACCACGACGCGGCGCACCCCGAACGCGGTGTTGACGCTGACCTCGGTGGCCACCTCGTGCGGCGTTCCCGCCCGGATCGCGCCACCGTTGCCGGTGTAGGGACCCTCGGTCCCCTCGCGCACCACCACGAAATCGATAGCGGGATCTCCCGCCAGCGGGCTGCTCACCCCCTTATACAGCTTGGCGGGCCGCAAATTGACGTGATGGTCGAGCTCAAAACGCAAGCGCAACAACAGACCTCGCTCCAGCACCCCGCTGGGCACCGACGGGTCACCGATCGCCCCGAGCAGGATCGCGTCATGCTCGCGCAGCTCGGCCAGCGCCGACTCCGGCAGTAGCTCGCCGGTGGCGTGGAAACGCCGTGCGCCCAGGTCGTATTCGGTCTTCTGCACGCCCGGCTTGACCGCATCAAGGATCTTGACCGCCTCGCCGACTACCTCCGGCCCGATCCCGTCACCGCCGATGATCGCCAATTTCATGACAGGTCAACCACTTCCAGCTTGTTGGCGCCGACCGCGGTCGCGATCTCGGACCGGACGTCGCCGGGCACGTCACGGTCGAGCCGTAGCAGAATCGTCGCGCTGGAGCCTTCGGCGTCCTCGGAGAGCTGTGCGGCTTGGATGTTCACCCCGGCCGCACCCAGCAGGGTGCCGATCTTGCCCAGCGCGCCGGGCTGGTCGGCGTAGTTGATCACCAGATTGGTGCCCTGGGCCCGCAGATCGAAGTTGCGGCCATTGATCTGCACGATCTTCTCGACCAGCTGCGGACCCGACAACGTGCCCGCGACATTGATCCGCGAGCCGTCGTGACCGGCCACCCGCACGTCGAGGACGCTGCGGTGATTGGGGCTCTCCGAGGCCGTGCTGATTTCGGCCGTCACACCACGCTCGGCGGCCAGCGCCGGCGCGTTGACGAACGTCACCGGATCCTCGACGACGGCCGAGAACAAACCGCGCAGCGCCGAAAGCTTCAGCACCTCAACATCTTCGGAGGCCAGCTCGCCGCGCGCCTGCACCGACAGCGAGGTGGGAGCGCCATCGGTGAGCGCCGCGGCCAGCAGCCCGAGCTTGCGCGCCAGGTCCAGCCAGGGAGCCACCTCTTCGTTGACCACGCCGCCGCCGACGTTGACCGCGTCGGGCACGAACTCCCCGGCCAGCGCCAGCCGCACACTCTCGGCGACGTCGGTGCCGGCCCGATCCTGCGCCTCGGAGGTGGACGCCCCCAAGTGCGGCGTCACCACCACTTCCGGCAGCTCGAAAAGGGGGCTGTCCGTGCAGGGTTCGGTCGAGAAGACGTCCAGGCCGGCCGCGCGCACATGACCGCTGCCGATCGCCTCGGCCAGCGCAGCCTCGTCCACCAGGCCACCGCGCGCGGCGTTGACGACGATGACGCCCGGCTTGGTCTTGGCCAGCGCCTCCTTGTCGATCAGGCCGGCCGTCTCGGGTGTCTTGGGCAGGTGCACCGAGATGAAGTCGGCGCGGGCCAGCAGTTCGTCCAGGGGCAACAATTCGATGCCGAGCTGGGCGGCGCGGGCCGGCGACACGTACGGGTCGTACGCGATGACGTGGGTGCCGAAGGCCTCGATCCGCGCGGCGACCAGCTGGCCGATGCGGCCCAGCCCCACGATGCCGACCGTCTTGCCGAAGATTTCGGTGCCGTTGAACTTCGACCGCTTCCAGGTGTGTTCCCGCAGGGTGGCGTCGGCCGCGGGGACCTGGCGCGCCGCGGCCAGCAGCAGCGCCAGGGCGTGCTCGGCGGCGCTGTGGATGTTCGACGTCGGCGCGTTGACCACCAGCACGCCGCGCTCGGTGGCGGCGTCCACGTCGACGTTGTCCAGGCCGACGCCGGCGCGGGCGACGATCTTGAGCTTGGGGGCGGCGGCCAGCACCTCGGCGTCGACCGTGGTGGCCGAACGCACCAGCAGCGCATCGGCCTCGGGCACCGCGGCCAGCAGCTTCTCCCGGTCCGGACCGTCTACCCAGCGCACCTCGACCTGGTCGCCCAGGGCGGCGACAGTTGATTCGGCGAGTTTGTCGGCGATTAACACAACAGGCAAGTTCACGCGGCCAGCCTATCGGCTGTAATTGGCCGATGGACGTCACCGTCGTCGGCAGCGGACCCAACGGGCTCTCCGCGGCCGTGATCTGCGCCCGAGCCGGACTCAAAGTGCAGGTCGTCGAGGCGCAGCCCACGTTGGGCGGCGGGGCCCGCACCGCCGCCGACCCAGAATTTCCCGGAGTCCAACACGACATCTGCTCGGCGGTACACCCGCTGGCGCTGGCGTCGCCGTTCTTCGCGGAGTTCGACCTGTCCGCCCGCGGCGTGCAGCTGGCGGTCCCGGACATCGCCTACGCCAACCCGCTGCCGGGCCGGCCCGCGGCGATCGCCTACCGCGACCTCGAACGCACCTGCGCCGAGCTGTCCGACGGCGCGTCCTGGCGACGGCTGCTGGGCCCGCTGGTGGCCGACTGGCAAGCGGTCGTGGATTTGCTGCTCGGCGACAAACGGTCGGTGCCCGGTTCGTTGCCGTCGGCGCGACGCCTGGGGCTGCGGATGCTGACGCAGGGCACGCCGGCGTGGGGATCGTTGGCCGGCGAGGACGGCCGCAGCTTGTTCACCGGCGTTGCCGCCCATGTACTTTCGCGCATGCCGTCCTTGACGGCGGCCGGGGCCGGCTTGATGCTGGCGACGCTCGCCCATTCGGTCGGCTGGCCCATCCCGGTGGGTGGCAGCCAGGCGATCACCGACGCGCTGATCGCCGACCTGCGCGCGCACGGCGGTGAGGTGATCGCCGGGGTCGAAATCACCGAACCGCCGGCCGGTGTCGTCGCCTACGACACGGCACCGACCGCTCTGCTGCGGATATACGGGGACGCGTTGCCGGACCGATACGCAAGATCTTTGCGCCGCTATCGATTTGGACCGGGAGTCGCCAAAGTCGATTTCGTGCTCGGCGGCGAGATTCCGTGGTCGGATGCACGCCTGCGACACGCTCCCACCCTGCACCTCGGCGGCAGCCGGGAGCAGATGGCACTGGCCGAGAAGGAGATCGCGGCCGGACGTCACGCGCAGTGGCCGATGGTGCTGGCCGCCGCCTCGCACGTCGCCGATCCCGGGCGCATCGACGCGGCGGGCCGCCGTCCGTTCTGGACCTATGCCCATGTCCCGGCGGGTTCGACGCTCGATGCCACCGAGGCCGTCACCGCGACGATCGAGCGGTTCGCGCCCGGCTTTCGCGACGTCGTGGTCGCCGCCCGCGCGATCCCCGCCGCGCACCTGAGCGAGCACAACGCCAACTACGTCGGCGGCGACATAGGGATGGGCGGAAATTCCGCGTGGCGCGCGATCGCCGGACCCACGCCGCGGTTAAACCCTTGGCGTACACCGATTCCCAAGACGTATCTGTGTTCGGCGGCCACCCCGCCCGGCGGCGGCGTGCACGGCATGGCCGGCTACTTCGCCGCGCGCACCCTGTTGCGCCAGGAATTCGGCATCGAGAAAATGCCCTTTTTGGGGCCCGACTCCTCGGGCCTAAGCTAACGCCGTGACCAAACTCGCGATCATCTATTACTCGGCCACCGGCCACGGCACCACGATGGCCAACCGCGTCGCCGCAGCGGCCGAGGCCGCCGGCGCCGAGGTCCGGGTGCGCCACGTCGCCGAGACGCGCGACCCGGAATCCTTCGCGCAGAACCCGGCCTGGACGGCGAACTACAACGCCACCAAGGATCTGCCCGCGGCCACCGCGGACGACATCGTGTGGGCCGACGCCGTGATCTTCGGCTCGCCCACCCGGTTCGGCTCACCGGCGGCGCAGTTACGCGACTTCCTGGACTCACTCGGCGGGCTGTGGGCCGACGGCAAGCTGGCCGACAAGGTGTACGCGGGCTTCACCTCCTCGAACACCGTGCACGGCGGCCAGGAGACCACGCTCGTCGCGCTCTACTTCACGCTGATGCACTTCGGCGGCATCCTGGTGCCGCCCGGGTACACCGATCCGTGCAAGTTCGTCGACGGCAACCCCTACGGCGCCAGTCTGGTCACCACGCACGACAACATCGAGGACATCGGCGACGTCACCGGCTACGCGCTGGAACACCTGGCGCGCCGGGTCGTCACGGTCGCCGGGAAGTTGGCCTAGCCCTTGGCCTCGCGACATTGACGTAAGCGTGACGACACGCCGTACTTCGTCGCGCTGGCGTCGATTTCGGCGCACCTGTCGGTGGCCTCGCCCACGATCGACGCATGACGGAAGTGTTCGTTGGCAGCGAAGCGGTCGCGGCCGCCGCGCTCACCGCGCACCGGCTGAGGAGTCGGAACCGGCCGATCTTCCGTGGCGTCTATATGCCGACGTGGTGCGACCCGACGATTGACGACTACATCGTCGGCGCCTGGCTGTGGTCGCGTAAACGAGCGGTGGTAGCGGGTGTGGCAGCGTCGGCGCTGCACGGTGCCCAGTGGGTCGATGCGAAGACGCCCGTCGAGCTGGTCGCGAAAAGCGCGCGGCCACAACACGGACTGATCGTTCGCAACGAGACCCTGCGCGCCGACGAGGTCACGCAGGTCACGCGTCACTCGATCACGCTCCCGGTGACCACGCCCGCGCGCACCGCCTTCGATCTCGGCCGTCACCTGCCGCGAGGTGAGGCGTTGGCGCGACTTGATGCACTCGTGCGTGCCACCCCATTCTCCGTGGAGGACGTCTTATTGCTCGCTAAGAGACACCGGGGCGCTCGTGGCATGCGACGGCTCAATGCTGTACTCCCGTTGATCGATGGCGGCGCAGCATCACCGAAGGAAAGCTGGCTGCGTCTGCTGTTGCTCGACGCCGGATTGCCGAAGCCGACCACACAGATACCGGTGCATCGTGGCTGGCAACTCATGGGCCTGCTCGACATGGGTTGGGAGGACTACTTGGTCGCCGTGGAATACGACGGCGATCAACACCGGACCGACCGACGCCAGTTCGTCAGGGACATCAACCGGATCGAGGCGATGGAAGACCTTGGCTGGGTGGTGATTCGCGTCGTCGCCGAGCATCGCCCGCGTCACATCGTCGACCGGGTTGCTGAGGCGCTGGCGCGCCGTGGTTATCGCCGAAATCGACGTTAGCGCGACGACACGCCGAAAATTGCCGCACTAACGTCGATCTCGACGAAAGTAGTTATGCCGTCTCGGTGATCGGGCGGTCCACCCAGCTCATCAGGTCGCGCAGCTTCTTGCCGGTGACCTCGATGGGGTGCTCGGCGTTCTCCTTGCGCAACTGCTCGAGCTGCTTGTTGCCGCCCTCGACGTTGGCGACGAGCTTCTTGGTGAAGTCGCCATTCTGGATGTCGCGCAAAATCTCTCGCATCCGCTCCTTGGTGCCGGCGTCGATGACACGCGGGCCGGACAGGTAGCCGCCGAACTCCGCGGTGTCGGACACCGAGTAGTTCATCCGGGCGATGCCGCCCTCGTACATCAGGTCGACGATCAGCTTGAGCTCGTGCAGCACCTCGAAGTACGCCATCTCCGGCGGGTAGCCCGCCTCGACCATCACGTCGAAACCGGTCTTCACCAATTCCTCTGTGCCACCGCACAACACGGCCTGCTCACCGAACAGGTCGGTCTCGGTCTCGTCCTTGAACGTGGTCTTGATGACGCCGGCCCGGGTGCCGCCGATGGCCTTGGCGTAGGACAGCGCCAGCGCCTCGCCCTTGCCGGTCGGGTCCTGATCGACGGCGATCAGCGCAGGGACCCCCTTGCCGTCGACGAACTGACGACGGACCAGGTGGCCGGGCCCCTTCGGGGCGACCATCGCGATCGTGACGTTGCCCGGCGGCTTGATCAGGTCGAAGTGAATGTTGAGACCGTGGCCGAAAAACAGCGCGTCGCCGTCCTTCAGGTTCGGTTCGATGTCGTTGGCGAAGATCTCGGCCTGGGCGGTGTCGGGTGCCAGCAGCATGATCACGTCGGCCCACTTGGCGACCTCGGCCGGGGTGTCGACCTCGAGCCCCTGCTCGGAGACCTTGGGCCGCGACTTCGAGCCCTCCTTGAGGCCGACCTTCACCTGCACACCGGAGTCGCGAAGGCTCAGCGAATGCGCGTGCCCCTGACTGCCGTATCCGATCACGCCGACCTTGCGACCCTGGATGATCGACAGGTCTGCGTCGTCGTCGTAGAACATCTCTAATGCCTCTGGCACGGTGAATCTCTCTTTCTGGTTGAACTTTTGGAATATGTATCGCTTATTTGGCGGTGCCGATTCCACGCGGCCCGCGGGACAGCGACACCACTCCCGATTGGACGATCTCGCGGATACCGAACGGTTCCAGCACTCGCAGCAGCGCCTCGAGCTTGCCGCGGGTACCGGTCGCCTCGACGGTCAGCGAATCCAGCGATACGTCGACTACCTTGGCGCGGAACAGGTTTGCCGCTTCGATTACCTGAGCACGGGTACCTGAATCGGCCCGCACCTTGATCAGCGCCAACTCGCGAGCCACCGAGTTGTCCTCGTCCTGCTCGACAATTTTGATGACATTGATCAGCTTGTTGAGCTGCTTGGTGACCTGTTCGAGCGGAGTCTCCTCGGCGGAAACCACGATGGTCATCCGCGACATGTCCTTCTGCTCGGTGGCACCCACAGCCAGCGACTCGATGTTGAAACCTCGCCGCGAGAACAGCGCCGCGACGCGCGCGAGCACACCCGGCTTGTCTTCGACCAACACCGAAAGCGTGTGCGTCCTGGCGTACATCAGGCGTGCCCCTCGGTTTCGTCGTCGAACAGCGGGCGAATTCCGCGGGCGTGCTGGATCTCGTCGTTGCTTGTCCCGGCGGCCACCATCGGCCACACCTGTGCGTCGGCGCCGACGATGAAGTCGACCACGACGGGCCGGTCGTTGATCGCGCGCGCCTGGTTGATCGCGTCGATGACGTCTTCTTCACGCTCGCAACGGATTCCGACACAACCCAACGCCTCGGCCAGCTTCACGAAGTCCGGGATGCGGTGTGAGTGCGTGGCCAGGTCGGTCTGCGAGTAGCGTTCCTCGTAGAACAGGCTCTGCCACTGCCGCACCATGCCCAGGTTGCCGTTGTTGATCAGCGCCACCTTGATCGGGACGCCCTCGATCGCGCAGGTGGCCAACTCCTGGTTGGTCATCTGGAAGCAGCCATCGCCGTCGATCGCCCAGACCTCGGCCTCGGGGCGAGCGACCTTGGCGCCCATGGCCGCCGGGATGGCGAACCCCATGGTGCCCAGCCCGCCGGAATTGAGCCAGGTGCGCGGCTTCTCGTAGGAGATGAACTGGGCCGCCCACATCTGGTGCTGACCCACCCCGGCGACATAGATGGCGTCGGGCCCGGCGATCTTGCCGAGCTGCTCGATCACGTACTCCGGGCTCAGGCTGCCGTCGCTCTGCGGGCCGTAGCTCAGCGGGTACGTGGACTGCACCTCGTCCAGATATTTCCACCAGGCCGTCATCTCGATCTTGCCCGGAGTCTCGTACTGGCGCAGCATCGCGATGAGGTCGGTGATCACGGCTTTGACGTCGCCGACGATCGGCACGTCGGCGACCCGGTTCTTGCCGATCTCGGCCGGGTCGATATCGGCGTGGATGACCTTCGCTTCGGGCGCAAAGGAATCGAGCTTTCCGGTCACCCGGTCGTCGAAGCGGGTGCCCAGCGCGATCAGCAGGTCACTGCGCTGCAGCGCGGCCACCGCGGCAACCGTGCCGTGCATGCCCGGCATGCCCAGGTTCTGCCGGTGGCTGTCCGGGAAGGCGCCCCGCGCCATCAGCGTGGTGACCACCGGGATCCCGGTCAGCTCAGCCAAATCCCGCAATTGCTCGGTCGCCTCGCCACGGATGACGCCGCCACCGACATACAGCACCGGTTTGCGCGCCCGCGCGATCAGCTTGGCGGCCTCACGGATCTGCCGGCTGTGCGGCTTGAGGTTCGGCCTGTAACCGGGCAAGTCCATCTTCGGCGGCCAGGCGAAGGTGCACTGACCCTGCAACACGTCCTTGGGGATGTCGACGAGCACCGCACCGGGACGTCCCGAAGAGGCGATGTGGAAGGCCTCGGCCATGACCCGCGGAATCTCGTCACCGGAGCGCACCAGGAAGTTGTGCTTGGTGATCGGCATTGTGATGCCCGAGATGTCGGCCTCCTGGAAGGCATCGGTCCCGATCAGCGACCGCCCGACCTGTCCGGTGACGGCGACCACGGGAATCGAGTCCATCTGCGCATCCGCCAGGGGGGTCACCAGATTGGTGGCGCCGGGGCCCGACGTGGCCATCATGACGCCGACCTTGCCGGTCGCGTGCGCATAGCCGCTTGCCGCGTGACCCGCGCCCTGCTCGTGCCGAACCAGCACGTGCCGCAGCTTTTTCGAGTCGAATAGCGGGTCATAGACCGGCAGCACCGCGCCGCCGGGGATCCCGAAGATGATCTCGACGTCGAGTTCCTCCAACGACCGGATTACCGACTGGGCGCCGGTAAGTTGTTGCGGTGCAACATGTTTCGCTTGCTTGGCCGGAACTTTTGCGGAGGTTTCCGCGGCGCCCGGCGCCCAGTCGTCGCTGTTTTGCGACTCGGGTGTCTGTGACCTGGTGGGTGCGCTCACTGTGGTGATTGTCCTCTTAGTCCTGATTTGGCTGTGGAAGTTTCGTTGATACGCAAGAAAAAACCCCCGTCAGCTCTCGCTGATCGAGGGTTGCGCGTTGGTGCCGGATCGCTTCACATACTGAAGGAATTAGTCACGCACCAACGCGCCGACTAATTACTACGAGCATCCCGGGCTGTCCGGTGGTATCCATAGCGTTCGACGGTAGCCTTCGCACTGCTCAACCGTCAAATCCGGTGCGGGCCGGACCAATCATGGCCACCCGGGCGGTCATCGGCGGCGGCGCGAAATCGGCGACGCAGGCCGGGGTGAAATGATGCTCGGGTGGCTTCTGGTTCTACCGCCCCGACACCCGCGCGCATAGTGATCAAAATCTCACCGATGGCCCACCTCGCCGTGGGATTTCTGACCCTCGGGCTGCTGATCCCGGTGCTGGCGTGGCCGCTCTCGACCCCGCTGCTGCTGATCCCGGTGCTGTTGTCCGCATTGATCATCCGGCTGCGCACCGTGGCCGACGGCGACGGTGTGACGGTGCGAAACCTGCTCGACAGCCAGACGGTCGGCTGGGACGACATCGAAGGGCTGCGCTTCCACCGGAGTTCGTGGGCACGAGCCAAGCTCAAGAGCGGAGCGGAACTGCGCTTGCCGGCGGTCACTTTCGCGACACTGCCGCAGCTGACGGCGGCCAGTTCCGGGCGAGTGCCCAATCCCTACCGATGACCGCCTGAAAAGGCGATTCAGGCGATCGGATTGACGCCGTTGAGCAGCACCCACACGGCGATACCGGCGGCGATACCGGCGAGCAGGGCGACGAACGACCCGATGAACGGCCGGTGTGCCCATCTCCTGTTGGCGTCCAGGCCATAGCGGCCGGGTCCGGCCAGGATGATCGCCACGGCGAGCAGGATCAGTGTGATCTGGTACTCGTGCCCCTGGGGCAGGAAGTACGAGAAGGTGTGCGGCCGCGCCGAGATGCTGACCAGCAGCTCGTTGATCAGGAACGCCAGCGCGCCCGCCGCGGCCACCGGGGTGAACAGCCCCAGCACCAGCAGCGCGCCCGCGGCGATCTCCCCGCCCGCGCTGACGTAGGACAGGATGTCGGCGTGCTGGTAGCCGGCGTCGGACAGCGAGTTCTTGAAGGCGCCCAACCCCTGACCGCCCCACCAGCCGAAAAGCTTCTGCAGGCCGTGCGCGCCGAGCACCACCCCGAGGCCGACCCGCAACACCAGCAAACCGAGATTCTGGGTGCCGCGCCGCCCGATCGCGCGTTGCCGTTCGTAGTCCTCGCTCGGGTCGATCTCGGCGGGTTCGGCCGCCAGGTGCCGCGGCGCCGGCTGCGGCTGCACGTAAGGCAGCGGCTCCTGCTGGTCGAGGACGTTGTACGACGGCCCGGCGGGGCTGGCGACCTGATTCGGGTCTTGGTACGGGATGACGGAGGTAGTTCCGAAGTCGCCCGGATACCCGACGGGGGTCAGGTCATCTTCGGGGTCGACCAAGCGCGCTGTGGCGGGGCGTCCCGGGGCCGGCTCCGGAACTTCGCCGGGCCGCTGCCAAGGTGCGTCATTCGATTGACCGGTCACGGGTGTCAGGGTAAGGGCATTCAGGCCTGAATTGGGGATTTGAGCGGCGCTTTCGCCGGGTTATTGACGCCCGTACCGCGAAATGGGCGCGGATTGGCCTCAAATGTGCATCGCAGGGTTCCGAAATGGTGAACGCGCGCTGAAAACGGGCCGCCCGCCAACGCCGCCGCGATCGGCGTCCGGACGCCCCGACAGGCACGCCTGTGGCGCCGGTGCCCGCCCTATCCGTAGCCTGTCGATCATGCGTTTGGGGTGGCCGGTTCGGTGCGGGCTCGCTGCGCTGTGCGCGGCCATGCTGGTCGCGACGGGCTGCGCGCGGTTCAACGACGCCGCCTCCGCGCCCTTCACCACCGCCCCCGAACTCAAGCCCCAGCCCAGCTCGACGCCTCCCCCGCCGCCGCCGTTGCCGCCCACGCCGTTTCCCAAAGCCTGCCCCGCCCCCGGGGTGATGCAGGGCTGCCTGGAGAGCACCAGCGGCCTGATCATGGGGCCCGACAGCAAAACCGCTTTGGTCGCCGAGCGCACCACCGGCGCGGTCAAGGAGATCTCCGTCAGCGCCGAGCCCAAGGTGAAACTGGTCATCCCGGTCGACGGGTCCGGGGACGGCGGGTTGATGGATATCGTGCTGTCGCCGACCTACTCCCAAGACCGGCTGATGTACGCCTACGTCAGCACGCCCACCGATAACCGGGTCATCCGCATCGCCGACGGCGATATCCCCAAGGACATCCTGACCGGGATTCCCAAGGGCGCCACCGGGAACACCGGAGCGCTGCTGTTCACCAGCCCGACCACGTTGCTGGTACTGACCGGCG
This genomic interval carries:
- a CDS encoding PH domain-containing protein codes for the protein MAHLAVGFLTLGLLIPVLAWPLSTPLLLIPVLLSALIIRLRTVADGDGVTVRNLLDSQTVGWDDIEGLRFHRSSWARAKLKSGAELRLPAVTFATLPQLTAASSGRVPNPYR
- a CDS encoding PQQ-dependent sugar dehydrogenase, translated to MRLGWPVRCGLAALCAAMLVATGCARFNDAASAPFTTAPELKPQPSSTPPPPPPLPPTPFPKACPAPGVMQGCLESTSGLIMGPDSKTALVAERTTGAVKEISVSAEPKVKLVIPVDGSGDGGLMDIVLSPTYSQDRLMYAYVSTPTDNRVIRIADGDIPKDILTGIPKGATGNTGALLFTSPTTLLVLTGDAGNPAMAADPKSLAGKVLRIEQPTTVGQAPPTTALSGVGSGGGLCVDPVDGSLYVADRTPTADRLQRITKASEVSTVWTWPDKPGVAGCAAMDGTIMVNLVNTKMTVAVRLAPNTGAVTGEPDVVRKDTHAHAWALRMSPDGNVWGATINKTAGDAEKLDDVVFPLFPQGGGFPRNNDDKA
- a CDS encoding acetolactate synthase large subunit, producing the protein MSAPTRSQTPESQNSDDWAPGAAETSAKVPAKQAKHVAPQQLTGAQSVIRSLEELDVEIIFGIPGGAVLPVYDPLFDSKKLRHVLVRHEQGAGHAASGYAHATGKVGVMMATSGPGATNLVTPLADAQMDSIPVVAVTGQVGRSLIGTDAFQEADISGITMPITKHNFLVRSGDEIPRVMAEAFHIASSGRPGAVLVDIPKDVLQGQCTFAWPPKMDLPGYRPNLKPHSRQIREAAKLIARARKPVLYVGGGVIRGEATEQLRDLAELTGIPVVTTLMARGAFPDSHRQNLGMPGMHGTVAAVAALQRSDLLIALGTRFDDRVTGKLDSFAPEAKVIHADIDPAEIGKNRVADVPIVGDVKAVITDLIAMLRQYETPGKIEMTAWWKYLDEVQSTYPLSYGPQSDGSLSPEYVIEQLGKIAGPDAIYVAGVGQHQMWAAQFISYEKPRTWLNSGGLGTMGFAIPAAMGAKVARPEAEVWAIDGDGCFQMTNQELATCAIEGVPIKVALINNGNLGMVRQWQSLFYEERYSQTDLATHSHRIPDFVKLAEALGCVGIRCEREEDVIDAINQARAINDRPVVVDFIVGADAQVWPMVAAGTSNDEIQHARGIRPLFDDETEGHA
- a CDS encoding DoxX family protein, which codes for MTGQSNDAPWQRPGEVPEPAPGRPATARLVDPEDDLTPVGYPGDFGTTSVIPYQDPNQVASPAGPSYNVLDQQEPLPYVQPQPAPRHLAAEPAEIDPSEDYERQRAIGRRGTQNLGLLVLRVGLGVVLGAHGLQKLFGWWGGQGLGAFKNSLSDAGYQHADILSYVSAGGEIAAGALLVLGLFTPVAAAGALAFLINELLVSISARPHTFSYFLPQGHEYQITLILLAVAIILAGPGRYGLDANRRWAHRPFIGSFVALLAGIAAGIAVWVLLNGVNPIA